The genome window CATGACCGGCAGGAGGCAGACTGCCTTACGAAGCTTCATCATATAAGTCCTCATTTCTGCCTGCTTCTTTTACAGCCACTGGATGAAAGCAGTTTTATCACTGCTGTTGTAACCGGCAGACTCGTAGAACCGCAGGGTTTTCGGATCTTTGGAACCGGTGAGCAGCATCATCTTATAGCAGTTTTCTTTCAGGGCAATTTCCTTTGCGTAGTTGAGGCAGGCGGTGGCCAGGCCTTTTCCCCGGTAATCCTCACGGGTCACCACGTTCTCCACAAACGCGTAGGGCCTGACGTTCCTCGTCAGGTTCGGGATAATGACGCAGACGCAGGAAGAGACGATCTGCCCGTCCACTTCATTCACGATCAGGTGATGGTTTTCATCTTCCGTGATCAGGGCCCAGGTATCCCGCAGATGCTGGTCATGCTCCGGGATACTGTCCTCGTGCAGGAACAGATACAGGTTCAGCAGGGCATCAAGATCGTCTTTGCGTGCTTCGCGTACCATATATAACTCTCCTGTCAGATTTGATTCAGGTAGTTCAGAAGCTTTTCCTTTTTATTGGATACTTTGCCGTCCATAACGGCTTCCAGCAGGGTCTGCAGGGCTTCGCCCACGGCCTTGCCCTTCAGCCCGGCCGCCAGCAGGTCCCGGCCGTTGACAGCCAGGTCCTTTAGGGTGAAGCAGGGCTGTTCCGCCAGCAGGGCATCCAGGGCAGCCATCCGCTCTTTCAGCCGGAGATCCTCCCGCTCCCGGGTGGTATAGCCTGTGGCCGTCCGGTCGGAACAGTGAATGAGGAAAATGGCCCGCAGGTCCTCTTCTCCGAACTTGTTAAGCCGGCGCAGGAGGAAGGAACGGTCGGTATTGATCTCTCCGCTCTGGGTGCGCAGGGGAATGTCGTGATGCAGCACCAGGTTGCAGAGCCGGTCACGGAAGGCGTTGTCCAGCCGCAGGGTATCCGCGGCCTTCCGGGCAATCTGTTCGGAAATCTTCGGATGACCGAAGTAGTGGCCTTCGCCTTTTTCGTCTGTGGTACGGGCGGCAGGCTTGCCTGTATCATGCAGGAGCATGGTGAGACGAAGTACCGGATCCGGCGGGACGCCCTCAACGCCCCGGACAGTATGCTCCCACAGGTCATAGCTGTGATGATGGTTCTGCTGGTCGTAGCCGATCATGGGCCGGATCTCCGGGATGATCTCCGCCAGCACTTCCGGATACTCCCGGAGGATACGCCCGGCGGCTTTGCCGCACAGGAGCTTGAGCAGTTCCTCCCGGATCCGTTCCCCGGCGACCCGGGAAAGGTCCGGAGCCATTTTCCGCAGGGCGGCGGAGGTGGAAGGCTCAATGGCAAAATCATAGACGGAGGCGAAACGCAGGGCCCGGAGAATGCGCAGGGCGTCCTCATCGAAGCGTTTTTCCGCTTCGCCAACGCAGCGGATGAGACCGGCGGCCAGGTCAGTCTGTCCGTCAAAGGGATCCGCAAGACCGGTTTCGGGATTCCAGGCCATGGCATTGACGGTGAAATCCCGCCGGGCCAGGTCTTCCGTCAGGTTGTCCACAAAGTGGACAGAGTCCGGATGACGGTGGTCGGTATAGTCCCCGTCGATCCGGTAGGTGGTTACCTCATAGGGAACATGATCCACCACAACGGTCAGTGTGCCGTGCTTCAGGCCGGTTTCCACGGTATGAAGATCATGAAAGACTTCCTGCATCTGCTCCGGCAGGGCGGAGGTACAGATATCCCAGTCATGGGGCTCCAGACCCAGCATGGAATCCCGGACGCAGCCGCCGACCACATAAGCAGAGAAGCCGGATTCATTCAGCCGGCGGAGCAGGACGGTGACGGGAGCGGGAAGCTGCAAAAACAATTCACAATTCATAATTCACATCGATTTAATTCAGAATTCAGAATTAAGAATTCAGAATTAATATTGGACGCTGCTGCAGAATGTTTACAAAATATTATAGCATTACAGAGTAACAGTTCTCAAGAATAAAGAGTGAAAAGTAAAAAAGCCGAAAGCAGAGCTTTCGGCAATCGGCTGCGGCCGGGGAGATCCCTCCACTTCGGTCGGGATGACATCTGTGGGATGTCAGTTAAGAGTTTCCGCGACAATGAACGGTTATTGGAGAGTGAAGCTGTGGAGAGCCGCAGAACCAGGACCAACATAGGTGAAGTACAGGGCGTTAACGCCATCGGGAATGGAGACTTCCGCGGTGTATTCCGTCCAGACATTGGTGAATTCCACCGGAATGGAAGCCAGGGCGAGACCGTCCCAGGAAGTCTTCACTTCGAAGGCACCGGAACAGTAGCCTCGGACCTCAATGGTTACGGACTTCACGCCCTTGCAGTCGAAATACTTAAAGCCACAGGTGGCGCCGTCCAGCATATTCATGATATAAGCCTGTTCTTCGTCCCCGTCTTTTCCGTCCTGGGTGATGCGGGGGAAACAGCCATCCGCCCAGACACCGCCGCCGTAGCCGCCGGTATAGACAGTATCCTTCTTTGTGAACAGGTTGCAGGCGATATAGGCGGGATAGGTGCCCCGGCCTTCCAGCGGTCCGCCGTTGAGGCCGCAGGAGGTCATCTCCACCTGGGGAATGGATCCGTCCGGCAGGAGGGTCACTTCCTGGGCCATACCCTGGCGGCTGTAAGTGGTGCCGTTGGTCTGGCGGTGATAGAAGATATAGGTCTTATCCCCGATGCCGACGAGGCCGCCGTGGTTGTTGCCGCCGTAATACATGGGCTTCCCCGCCGGTTTATAACTGCTGATGCCGATGTCGTTGTTGCTGACGACCACACCCTTATACTCAAAACCGTGATCCGGATATTTGCTGACTGCCAGGCACAGCTCATGCATCACAATGGAAGAATAGATGAAGTAATACAGGTCTCCGAACTTCCGGATGGAGGAGGCCTCGAAGAATTCATGGCCTTCATAGCCGGAACCTTCGCTGTAGGGTTTGCTAGGCATGATGAAGACGGGTTCCTGCTCAATGGTCAGCATGTCTTCCGCCAGTTTTGTGCACATGGGGCCATGGCGGCCTTTATCGAAGGGAGAGCAGAATCCGGTGTAGAGCCAGGTCTTTCCGTTTTCGGTGATCACACCGGGATCGAACTGGGGCTCGTCCCCGGGACGGTTGCCCAGCAGGCCGCCGTCCTTGTCATGCACATGGCCGTAGAATTCATATTTGCCGGCGGGAGTGTCGCAGACGGCAACAGCAACGCGGCTCTGCTTGTCCAGCACATAATAGAGGTAATAACGGCCGTCCGGTCCCTGCGTAACGTCAGGCGCGTAGAGGCAGGCTTTTCCTTCCGGGTTGTCCGGGTCATCGGTCTTCCGGTAGATGACGCCTTCATAGCGCCAG of Aristaeella lactis contains these proteins:
- a CDS encoding family 43 glycosylhydrolase → MQAFNPYLPGWEYIPDGEPHVFGGRVYVYGSHDRFNGHVFCLNDYVCWSAPVDDLGNWRYEGVIYRKTDDPDNPEGKACLYAPDVTQGPDGRYYLYYVLDKQSRVAVAVCDTPAGKYEFYGHVHDKDGGLLGNRPGDEPQFDPGVITENGKTWLYTGFCSPFDKGRHGPMCTKLAEDMLTIEQEPVFIMPSKPYSEGSGYEGHEFFEASSIRKFGDLYYFIYSSIVMHELCLAVSKYPDHGFEYKGVVVSNNDIGISSYKPAGKPMYYGGNNHGGLVGIGDKTYIFYHRQTNGTTYSRQGMAQEVTLLPDGSIPQVEMTSCGLNGGPLEGRGTYPAYIACNLFTKKDTVYTGGYGGGVWADGCFPRITQDGKDGDEEQAYIMNMLDGATCGFKYFDCKGVKSVTIEVRGYCSGAFEVKTSWDGLALASIPVEFTNVWTEYTAEVSIPDGVNALYFTYVGPGSAALHSFTLQ
- a CDS encoding GNAT family N-acetyltransferase: MVREARKDDLDALLNLYLFLHEDSIPEHDQHLRDTWALITEDENHHLIVNEVDGQIVSSCVCVIIPNLTRNVRPYAFVENVVTREDYRGKGLATACLNYAKEIALKENCYKMMLLTGSKDPKTLRFYESAGYNSSDKTAFIQWL
- a CDS encoding CCA tRNA nucleotidyltransferase — its product is MNCELFLQLPAPVTVLLRRLNESGFSAYVVGGCVRDSMLGLEPHDWDICTSALPEQMQEVFHDLHTVETGLKHGTLTVVVDHVPYEVTTYRIDGDYTDHRHPDSVHFVDNLTEDLARRDFTVNAMAWNPETGLADPFDGQTDLAAGLIRCVGEAEKRFDEDALRILRALRFASVYDFAIEPSTSAALRKMAPDLSRVAGERIREELLKLLCGKAAGRILREYPEVLAEIIPEIRPMIGYDQQNHHHSYDLWEHTVRGVEGVPPDPVLRLTMLLHDTGKPAARTTDEKGEGHYFGHPKISEQIARKAADTLRLDNAFRDRLCNLVLHHDIPLRTQSGEINTDRSFLLRRLNKFGEEDLRAIFLIHCSDRTATGYTTREREDLRLKERMAALDALLAEQPCFTLKDLAVNGRDLLAAGLKGKAVGEALQTLLEAVMDGKVSNKKEKLLNYLNQI